One region of Chlamydia psittaci 6BC genomic DNA includes:
- the dnaG gene encoding DNA primase: protein MYTEESLDNLRHSIDIIEVLSEHLHLKRSGGTYKACCPFHVEKTPSFIVNPTGAYYHCFGCGAHGDAISFLMNHLGYSFSEAVLTLSKKFHVDLVIKIKDTQSPFATGAKDELRQINAEAEKLFRFCLYQLAEGREALQYLYRRGFSPDTIGRFHLGYAPEQTLFVHAMREKGISEKQLEDAGFIGNKWFLFSRRIIFPIHDSLGHTLGFSSRKFLENTRGSKYVNTPETMIFKKSRALFGLHLSRRRIAKEKRVILVEGQVDCLQMIDSGFNCTLAAQGTSFTEDHVKELSKLGVLKAYLLFDGDDAGIKAAVRVGDMCQMAGIAAMVCRLPQGEDPDSFLMHKGAGVLGELLDQSEDYLTFLISQKMRVYPNFSPREKALVIEETITQIKKWGNPIVVYEHLKQLASLMMIPESMVFSLAKLESGIAPAKSSVVNKERLPKIHSDVIIETDVLRCMLFCKTHHTSIPHTAKNYFTAMDFKHPECRKLFSHLIEYYEKHQRNLPFDEALSLLEDKVIIELLIKRRMNTDCLETVFVQSLQKLADRQWKEQRHPLSRQSKSAQEETLSILEDYVRLRKDRVIITLLEPQEC, encoded by the coding sequence ATGTACACGGAAGAAAGTTTAGATAATCTTAGACACAGTATTGATATTATCGAAGTGCTTTCGGAACACCTCCATTTAAAAAGAAGTGGGGGTACCTATAAAGCGTGTTGTCCTTTCCATGTTGAAAAAACCCCCTCGTTTATTGTTAATCCAACAGGTGCATATTATCACTGTTTTGGCTGTGGAGCTCATGGCGATGCTATCAGCTTTTTAATGAATCATCTTGGGTATTCATTTAGTGAAGCTGTTCTCACTTTATCAAAAAAATTCCATGTCGACCTTGTTATTAAGATTAAAGATACCCAATCACCGTTTGCTACAGGGGCGAAGGATGAATTGCGCCAGATTAACGCTGAGGCTGAAAAACTCTTTCGTTTTTGTTTATATCAACTTGCTGAGGGGAGGGAGGCTTTACAATATCTATATCGTCGAGGATTTTCTCCTGATACAATAGGGCGTTTTCATTTAGGCTATGCCCCAGAACAAACTTTATTTGTTCACGCGATGCGAGAAAAGGGTATTTCAGAAAAACAACTGGAAGACGCAGGTTTTATAGGGAATAAATGGTTTTTATTTTCTCGTAGAATCATCTTTCCTATACACGATTCTCTCGGCCATACTCTTGGTTTTTCATCAAGAAAATTTTTGGAAAACACGCGGGGAAGTAAGTATGTAAATACTCCTGAAACAATGATCTTTAAAAAATCCCGAGCTCTTTTCGGACTACATCTATCACGAAGAAGAATCGCAAAAGAAAAACGCGTTATTTTAGTTGAAGGGCAAGTGGATTGCTTGCAAATGATAGACTCCGGATTCAATTGTACTTTGGCCGCCCAAGGCACTTCATTTACTGAAGATCACGTAAAAGAGTTAAGTAAATTAGGAGTGCTTAAAGCATATTTGCTTTTTGATGGTGATGATGCTGGTATAAAAGCAGCCGTGCGCGTTGGCGACATGTGTCAGATGGCGGGTATTGCTGCTATGGTATGCCGTCTGCCTCAAGGAGAAGATCCGGATTCTTTTTTGATGCATAAGGGAGCAGGGGTTCTTGGAGAATTGTTAGATCAAAGTGAAGACTATCTTACTTTTCTTATCAGTCAAAAAATGCGCGTTTATCCGAATTTCTCCCCAAGAGAAAAGGCTCTAGTCATCGAGGAGACTATCACACAAATTAAAAAATGGGGGAACCCCATTGTTGTTTATGAACACCTCAAGCAATTAGCTTCTTTAATGATGATTCCAGAAAGTATGGTATTTTCTCTTGCGAAGCTAGAATCAGGAATTGCACCCGCTAAATCTTCTGTAGTTAATAAAGAGAGATTACCGAAAATTCATTCCGATGTGATTATTGAAACAGATGTTTTGCGCTGTATGTTATTTTGTAAAACCCACCACACGAGCATCCCGCACACAGCGAAAAATTATTTTACGGCTATGGATTTCAAACATCCTGAATGTAGAAAACTATTTTCTCATCTCATCGAATATTACGAAAAACATCAACGTAATCTTCCTTTTGACGAAGCCCTCTCCTTGTTAGAAGATAAGGTAATTATAGAATTACTCATAAAACGCCGTATGAATACTGATTGTCTCGAAACAGTGTTTGTACAATCTTTACAAAAGCTTGCGGATCGCCAATGGAAGGAGCAACGCCACCCCTTGTCAAGGCAGTCGAAAAGTGCTCAGGAAGAAACGCTGTCCATTCTAGAGGATTATGTTCGTCTACGTAAAGATAGAGTCATAATTACTCTTTTAGAGCCACAGGAATGTTAG